The window GACCACCACGATGGGGGCCGCCCCCTCGGCCACGGTGCGGTGCGGGGCACCGGTGGGGTCGACGGGCCAGGCGTCGCAGTTCAGCGCGGCCCAGGCGAAGCCCCTGCCGAAGACCGGGGACGCCTTCTCGAAGGCCGGGACCGCCTTCTCGACCTCTTCCGGGCCCGAGAAGGCGGGGGCCAGGTCGAGGCAGTTGACGGCCGCGTTGGCGAACATCAGGTTGGCGTACTTACCGCTCGGCTGCCGCTCGTAATAGCTGTCGGCGAGCGCGAGCAGGCCGGACCCGTCGCCGCGCTTCGCCCCGGCGACGGCCTCCCGCAGCTGGGGCCAGGCGGCCTCGTCGTACATCGCGGCGATCACCCCGGTCGTGGCCAGGGACTCGGTCAGCTTACGGCTCTCACCGGTCGGCACCGGCTCGGCGTCCAGGTCGGCGAAGAGCCGCTTCAGCGCGGTCGCCGCGTCGGCCGTGGACGTGGTGCCGAGCGGGCAGTCCGACTGCTTCACGCAGTCCGCGGCGAACGACTGGAACGCCTTCTCGAAGCCCGCGGTCTGATCCCGGTTGATCTCCTCCGCGGGGAGCGACGGGTCCATCGCCCCGTCCAGGACCAGACGGCCCACCCGGGCCGGGAACAGGTCGGCGTAGGTCGCACCGAGGAACGTGCCGTACGAGGCGCCGACGTAGTGCAGTTTCTCGTCACCGAGCAGCGCGCGCAGGATGTCCATGTCCCGGGCCGTCTCGACCGTGGACACGTGCGGGAGGATCCGGCCGGAGCGCTTCTCGCAGCCTTCGGCGAACTTCTCGAACGCCTGGTTCAGCCGGTCGGCCTCGCCCTGGTCGTCGGGGGTCTGGTCCACCTGCGTGTAGGCGTCCATCTCCTTGCCCGTGAGGCACTCGACGGGCTCGCTGCGGGCCACCCCGCGCGGATCGACGGCCACCATGTCGTACCGTGCGCGGACGGGGGCGGGGTAGCCGATGCCTGCGTAGCCCTGGAGGTACCCGATGGCCGAGCCGCCCGGACCGCCCGGGTTCACCAGGAGCGAGCCGATCCGCTTGCCCGGACCCGTGGCCTTCGTACGGGACACGGCCAGTTTGACGTCCCCGTCGCCCGGCTTCGCGTAGTCCAGCGGGGCCTTCATCGTGGTGCACTGGAAGCCCTCCACGCCGCAGTCCCGCCAGCGCAGCTTCTGCGCGTAGTACGGCTTCAGCTCCTCGGTCGCGGCCGAGCCCGTCGCCGAGGCGCTGGGCGCCGAACCGCCACTGCTGCAACCGGAGACGAGCACGCCGGCAGTGCCGAGCGCGGTGGCGAACGTACGGAGCAGGCGCCTGGTGTCCATCCCAGGAGCGTAGCGGCAGGGTGACGAGTCGATCGATTTCCAGCTCATACGGGTGAATTCGCTCATCCCGTAGACATCTTGACGGGACGTCAGGATGCCTCGCCCACCCGCGCGCGCAGGACGGGGCCACTCCCCGGCCCCCGGATTCAGCCCGCGCGCAGTGCCACGGCCATCGCCTCGACGGCGAGCAGCGGGGCGACGTTGCGGTCGAGGGCGCGACGGCAGGCGATCACGGACTCGATCCGCCGCAGGGTGCGCTCGGGCGTCGACGACTCGGCGACCCGGTCCAGCGCTTCCCGCACGTCCATGTTGGCCAGGGCGATACGGGAGC is drawn from Streptomyces sp. NBC_00178 and contains these coding sequences:
- a CDS encoding alpha/beta hydrolase, whose product is MDTRRLLRTFATALGTAGVLVSGCSSGGSAPSASATGSAATEELKPYYAQKLRWRDCGVEGFQCTTMKAPLDYAKPGDGDVKLAVSRTKATGPGKRIGSLLVNPGGPGGSAIGYLQGYAGIGYPAPVRARYDMVAVDPRGVARSEPVECLTGKEMDAYTQVDQTPDDQGEADRLNQAFEKFAEGCEKRSGRILPHVSTVETARDMDILRALLGDEKLHYVGASYGTFLGATYADLFPARVGRLVLDGAMDPSLPAEEINRDQTAGFEKAFQSFAADCVKQSDCPLGTTSTADAATALKRLFADLDAEPVPTGESRKLTESLATTGVIAAMYDEAAWPQLREAVAGAKRGDGSGLLALADSYYERQPSGKYANLMFANAAVNCLDLAPAFSGPEEVEKAVPAFEKASPVFGRGFAWAALNCDAWPVDPTGAPHRTVAEGAAPIVVVGTTRDPATPYKWAKALAAQLSSGVLLTYEGDGHTAYGRGSDCIDTAINRYLLDGTPPKNGKKCA